Proteins encoded by one window of Cannabis sativa cultivar Pink pepper isolate KNU-18-1 chromosome 4, ASM2916894v1, whole genome shotgun sequence:
- the LOC133036549 gene encoding uncharacterized protein LOC133036549, with amino-acid sequence MAEKYKTQKNIRLQHFREYYKNPEDFENAVKNPPNELNEDQWRLICELFTTPDFIQRSKQNSINRQKMKFSSTTGSVTMAEILRQKQGKGYIETWKECHTKKDTNTFINEAAKNKYVRYIK; translated from the exons ATGGCCGAGAAGTACAAAACACAAAAGAATATTAGATTGCAACACTTCAGAGAATATTACAAAAACCCAGAAGACTTTGAAAATGCAGTGAAGAACCCTCCCAATGAACTTAATGAAGACCAATGGCGACTAATATGTGAATTGTTCACAACTCCTGATTTCATTCAACGGTCGAAGCAAAACTCTATCAATCGACAGAAGATGAAATTCTCTTCAACAACAGGGTCGGTAACTATGGCTGAGATTCTTCGTCAAAAA CAAGGAAAGGGTTACATTGAGACTTGGAAAGAATGTCATACTAAGAAAGACACCAACACCTTCATCAATGAGGCTgccaaaaataaatatgtaagatatataaaataa
- the LOC133037098 gene encoding uncharacterized protein LOC133037098, with protein MAIDKTWVTMRNRKDPAYWEGLQVFMELASKHKDCDGRIFCPCVKCKNTRLHPLNTVEAHIFTKGFKSSYERWIYHGEPDEHVEANINVDTDEMSGVIEYFFPPIDDDERAGDDEMQRGQYYDDMFEEIEAELYPGCDWISSLNFIAKVMHLKILGKIPNYIFDELLKLLKFAFPKENKIPATHYEAKKKLGKLGLGYESIHVCVNNCCLFHNEHASKDFCPVCGTSRWINEETSGKKVAHKVMRYFPLTPRLKRLYSSRHTSKEMVWHRTGRVRENGVMRHPVDSAAWKDFDSRHPDFARDPRNVRLGLAADGFNPFGNMSLSYSMWPVVLVNYNLPPWMCMKDNNFMLSLLIPGPKSPGKDMDVFLRPLVDELNALWTQGVETRDATTNSMFNMRAALLWTINDFPVRSSLSGWSGQGYKACPTCNEDTTSIRVIGKTSYVGHRCFLPSNHRMRKDREFDGNVEKRPPPKRFTCSEILEQVNALSERAPGKRKRGDTENNWRKKSIFYELEYWSADELKHNIDVMHVAKNVCDSILGTLLDNDKSKDTTNARQDLKNMRIRQSLWIFEDARKRLLKPHAPYVLTANDKQLFCKFLKDVKLPDGFCSNLKKKVTNDNIVGLNPMIVMS; from the coding sequence ATGGCAATCGATAAGACTTGGGTGACCATGAGAAATCGTAAGGATCCAGCTTACTGGGAAGGTCTCCAAGTCTTTATGGAACTTGCGTCTAAACACAAGGATTGTGACGGAAGAATTTTCTGTCCTTGTGTTAAATGCAAGAATACTAGATTGCATCCTTTGAATACTGTGGAGGCACACATCTTTACAAAGGGTTTCAAGAGCAGCTATGAGAGGTGGATTTACCATGGGGAGCCAGATGAACATGTCGAGGCTAACATCAATGTCGATACGGATGAGATGTCTGGTGTCATTGAATATTTCTTCCCTCCTATAGATGACGACGAAAGAGCTGGTGATGATGAAATGCAGAGGGGTCAGTATTATGATGACATGTTTGAGGAGATTGAGGCAGAGTTGTATCCTGGTTGCGATTGGATATCCTCCCTCAACTTTATAGCAAAGGTGATGCACTtgaaaattttgggaaaaatacCAAATTATATATTTGATGAATTGTTGAAGTTGTTGAAGTTTGCATTTCCGAAGGAGAATAAAATTCCTGCAACACACTATGAGGCGAAGAAGAAATTAGGAAAATTAGGATTAGGGTACGAATCAATCCACGTGTGCGTGAACAATTGTTGTTTGTTTCACAATGAGCATGCCTCGAAAGATTTTTGCCCGGTGTGCGGGACCAGTAGATGGATTAATGAGGAGACAAGCGGAAAAAAAGTAGCGCATAAAGTGATGCGCTACTTTCCGTTGACTCCTCGATTGAAAAGATTATACAGTTCAAGACATACATCCAAAGAGATGGTATGGCATCGTACTGGTCGTGTGAGAGAAAATGGTGTTATGCGTCATCCTGTTGATTCTGCCGCGTGGAAAGACTTTGACTCCAGACATCCTGATTTTGCAAGAGATCCTCGGAATGTTCGCCTAGGCTTAGCTGCTGATGGATTTAATCCTTTTGGCAACATGAGCCTCTCGTATAGTATGTGGCCTGTAGTGTTGGTGAATTACAATTTGCCACCTTGGATGTGTATGAAGGATAACAATTTCATGTTGAGTCTCCTTATTCCCGGACCGAAGTCACCTGGTAAGGACATGGATGTCTTTTTAAGGCCATTGGTGGACGAGCTAAACGCATTGTGGACTCAGGGTGTTGAAACAAGAGATGCTACAACCAACTCAATGTTCAACATGCGCGCAGCTCTTCTTTGGACAATTAATGATTTTCCTGTCCGTAGTAGCTTGTCCGGATGGAGTGGACAGGGATATAAAGCCTGTCCTACATGCAACGAGGATACTACTTCTATTCGAGTGATTGGTAAGACATCTTATGTTGGTCATAGATGTTTCTTGCCATCCAATCATCGTATGAGAAAAGACCGTGAATTTGATGGAAATGTTGAGAAGAGACCTCCGCCAAAACGATTTACTTGTTCTGAAATATTAGAACAAGTGAATGCTCTATCTGAACGGGCTCCGGGGAAACGAAAAAGAGGCGACACTGAAAATAACTGgaggaaaaaaagtattttttatgaACTTGAGTATTGGAGTGCAGATGAGTTGAAACACAACATCGATGTTATGCATGTTGCGAAGAATGTTTGTGATAGTATCCTTGGCACTCTCTTGGATAATGACAAGTCTAAAGACACCACTAATGCAAGacaagatttgaaaaatatgagAATTCGCCAATCCTTATGGATTTTCGAAGATGCTCGTAAAAGATTGCTAAAACCACATGCCCCTTATGTGTTAACTGCTAATGATAAGCAAttgttttgtaaatttttgaaggACGTTAAATTGCCAGATGGATTTTGTTCGAACTTGAAGAAGAAAGTAACTAATGACAATATTGTTGGATTAAATCCCATGATTGTCATGTCATAA